From Candidatus Woesearchaeota archaeon, one genomic window encodes:
- the yidD gene encoding membrane protein insertion efficiency factor YidD: protein MDDAVKSAQPDAFLLRQIENYQKNISPKIKETLGKDRLCKFEPSCSEYSKQAIEKYGSMKGALISINRLLRCNPISKGGADPLK from the coding sequence ATAGATGATGCTGTTAAATCTGCGCAACCAGATGCCTTTTTATTGAGGCAGATTGAAAATTATCAAAAAAATATCTCCCCAAAAATTAAAGAAACATTAGGAAAAGACAGGTTATGTAAATTTGAGCCATCCTGCTCGGAATATTCAAAACAGGCAATAGAAAAATATGGCTCAATGAAGGGTGCTTTGATATCGATCAACAGGCTGCTAAGATGCAATCCTATAAGCAAGGGGGGCGCAGATCCTCTCAAATAA
- a CDS encoding ATP-binding protein has translation MQTLTETLKKIFIENKDPFTDILGQEAVKKQIKSALLMDRHIIIVGPPGIGKTTLAKNISKLLPVIEINDCGFSCTKDTPLCPKCKAGDKTKTKKIKGEDRFIRIQGSPDLTAEDLLGDIDPIKALKFGPLSIEAFTPGKIFKANNGILFFDEVNRCPEKLQNALLQVLSEKKATIGSYDVDFPADFIFIGTMNPEDASTEKLSDVFVDRFDFVYMSYPENLEIETRIVKEKGKSLVEFPEELLELVIRFVRILRESEKLEKHPSVRASIGLYERAQSNAFLAKKKKVDFDDVKEAVVSVLSHRIELKPSVKYLQSPKEYIEEQFSSFSDRNLEEIEKGGYR, from the coding sequence ATGCAAACTTTAACCGAAACTTTAAAGAAAATTTTCATTGAGAACAAAGACCCATTCACAGATATTCTTGGGCAGGAAGCTGTAAAGAAGCAAATAAAGTCAGCTCTGCTAATGGACCGCCACATCATAATTGTCGGGCCGCCAGGAATTGGAAAAACAACACTGGCAAAAAACATTTCAAAATTATTGCCGGTAATCGAGATTAATGACTGCGGCTTCAGCTGCACAAAAGACACTCCACTCTGCCCAAAGTGCAAAGCAGGCGATAAAACAAAAACCAAGAAAATAAAAGGAGAAGACCGGTTCATAAGAATACAGGGATCTCCTGACCTGACAGCAGAAGACTTATTGGGTGACATAGATCCGATCAAAGCATTGAAATTCGGGCCATTGAGCATTGAAGCCTTTACCCCGGGAAAAATATTCAAGGCAAACAATGGAATTCTCTTTTTTGACGAAGTTAACAGATGCCCTGAAAAGCTGCAGAACGCCTTATTGCAGGTCCTCTCTGAAAAAAAAGCAACCATCGGCAGCTACGATGTCGATTTTCCGGCTGATTTTATTTTCATCGGCACAATGAATCCTGAAGATGCAAGCACAGAAAAGCTGAGCGATGTCTTTGTTGACCGCTTTGACTTCGTCTACATGTCATATCCTGAAAATTTAGAAATAGAAACGAGAATTGTAAAAGAAAAAGGAAAATCTTTGGTTGAATTCCCGGAAGAATTATTGGAGCTAGTCATCCGGTTTGTAAGAATTCTTAGAGAAAGCGAAAAGCTTGAAAAACATCCGTCTGTAAGAGCTTCCATCGGCCTTTACGAGAGAGCGCAGAGCAATGCATTCCTGGCTAAAAAGAAAAAAGTAGATTTTGACGATGTAAAGGAAGCAGTTGTTTCTGTATTGAGCCACAGGATAGAATTAAAGCCAAGCGTCAAATATCTGCAAAGCCCGAAAGAATACATTGAAGAGCAATTCAGCAGCTTTTCCGACCGAAATCTGGAAGAGATTGAAAAAGGTGGTTACCGGTAA
- a CDS encoding VWA domain-containing protein has protein sequence MVTGNVDISVKEFSKAEELSGGLEKQSEEDKLMHSVLQADKDAIDDGKIISDSINQGLNSFTPDLMFDKIVSNYSLAKQLFGESIIRAIAGYDPRYIERNIKIPEFQRELKEKIKENIEKLKEKKLIDDEGIISDKGIELASLVLYTEELDTLMPKGILGEKIHKKRFIYGDAEDIESYKRGTRYRDLSIKKTVKTAIRRSHDSIDKKDLKVFERKARGSVYIIYGLDSSGSMKGKKIETAKKAGIALAYKAINEKDKVGLIAFGTELKAVVAPTSDFLMLIKEITKVRASMETNITATIKKAVELFSVKNATKHLILLTDALPTVGKNPEEEVLEAVSFARSSNITVSIIGIGLDNKGKELAGKIAEIGEGRVYIVKDLEKLDKIVLEEYYSVV, from the coding sequence GTGGTTACCGGTAATGTAGATATTTCCGTTAAGGAGTTTTCTAAAGCAGAGGAATTAAGCGGCGGCCTGGAAAAACAAAGCGAAGAAGACAAATTAATGCATTCTGTTCTTCAGGCAGATAAAGACGCAATAGACGACGGAAAAATAATATCCGATTCAATAAACCAGGGATTAAATTCTTTCACCCCTGACTTGATGTTCGACAAAATAGTCAGCAATTATTCTTTGGCAAAGCAGCTTTTCGGCGAGAGCATAATAAGGGCAATAGCAGGCTATGATCCGAGATACATTGAAAGGAACATAAAAATCCCGGAATTCCAAAGGGAATTAAAGGAAAAAATAAAGGAAAACATTGAAAAATTAAAAGAAAAAAAGCTCATTGATGATGAAGGAATAATAAGCGACAAAGGAATTGAACTAGCATCTTTAGTTTTATACACAGAAGAATTAGACACTCTGATGCCGAAAGGAATTTTGGGTGAAAAAATTCATAAAAAGCGATTCATTTACGGAGATGCAGAAGATATAGAATCTTACAAAAGAGGCACCCGCTACCGCGATTTATCAATTAAAAAAACAGTAAAAACAGCGATAAGAAGAAGCCACGATTCTATCGATAAAAAAGATCTCAAAGTTTTCGAAAGAAAAGCAAGAGGCAGCGTTTATATCATTTACGGCCTTGACAGTTCTGGCAGCATGAAAGGAAAAAAAATAGAAACTGCAAAGAAAGCAGGCATTGCCCTCGCTTACAAGGCAATCAATGAAAAAGACAAAGTAGGCTTAATAGCTTTCGGAACAGAATTAAAGGCAGTTGTAGCCCCGACATCTGATTTTCTGATGCTGATAAAAGAAATAACCAAAGTAAGGGCATCAATGGAAACAAACATCACAGCAACAATAAAAAAAGCTGTTGAGCTGTTTTCAGTTAAAAATGCAACAAAGCATTTGATATTATTGACAGATGCTTTGCCGACAGTTGGAAAAAATCCAGAGGAAGAAGTTTTAGAGGCAGTTTCATTTGCAAGAAGCAGCAATATAACTGTATCCATAATAGGCATAGGCCTGGACAATAAAGGCAAAGAGCTCGCAGGCAAGATTGCAGAGATCGGAGAAGGAAGGGTGTATATTGTGAAAGATCTCGAAAAGCTCGACAAAATCGTTCTTGAGGAATATTACAGCGTGGTTTAA
- a CDS encoding type II toxin-antitoxin system RelE/ParE family toxin: protein MYNIEIKPSCQESIGKHCKKDPVLREALENKMNEIVQNPQHYKPLRYGLAGKRRVHIMKSFVLKFEINESAKTVEFVAFDHHDDAYKR, encoded by the coding sequence ATGTATAATATAGAGATAAAGCCTTCTTGCCAGGAAAGTATAGGGAAGCACTGCAAAAAGGACCCTGTTCTGAGGGAAGCCTTGGAAAATAAGATGAACGAAATTGTCCAGAACCCGCAGCATTACAAGCCATTAAGATATGGTCTGGCAGGAAAAAGAAGAGTGCATATTATGAAAAGCTTTGTTCTTAAGTTTGAAATCAATGAATCAGCAAAAACAGTCGAGTTCGTTGCTTTTGACCACCATGACGATGCTTACAAGAGATGA
- a CDS encoding metallophosphoesterase, producing MKLFAFGDTHGNSRFMHIVVSKIKKEKPNLILCAGDLSVFENGLEKTLKALDELKILTLVIHGNHESENALGHLCSKLKHVKFFHKRGLKMGNYFFFGFGGGGFSMVDKEFERTAKKFKKTIKDEKVVLMTHAPPYRTKLDRISGMHHGSKSISHFIREIKPVLVICGHLHENSGKHDRIGKTFVINPGPMGKVIKI from the coding sequence ATGAAGCTTTTTGCATTCGGTGACACGCATGGAAACAGCAGGTTCATGCATATTGTAGTCAGCAAAATAAAAAAAGAAAAGCCAAACTTGATTCTTTGTGCGGGTGACCTCTCCGTTTTTGAAAATGGTTTGGAAAAAACTCTAAAAGCACTAGACGAGCTCAAAATATTGACTTTGGTCATTCACGGCAATCACGAAAGCGAGAATGCATTGGGGCATTTGTGCTCAAAACTAAAGCATGTAAAATTCTTCCACAAGAGGGGGCTGAAGATGGGCAATTACTTTTTCTTCGGCTTCGGCGGAGGCGGATTTTCAATGGTTGATAAGGAATTTGAAAGGACTGCAAAAAAATTCAAAAAAACAATAAAAGATGAAAAAGTTGTTTTAATGACACATGCTCCTCCTTACAGGACAAAATTAGACAGAATATCGGGCATGCATCACGGCAGCAAGTCAATAAGCCATTTCATCCGTGAAATTAAGCCTGTTTTGGTCATCTGCGGCCATCTGCATGAGAACTCAGGAAAGCATGACAGGATCGGGAAAACATTTGTTATTAATCCTGGGCCGATGGGGAAAGTAATAAAGATTTAA
- the twy1 gene encoding 4-demethylwyosine synthase TYW1 — MLSKEKIKDLEKQGYRLIGNHSAIKVCEWAKQAIVCEDVCYKNTFYGIKSWRCVQMTPALTMCNHRCQWCWRDIGFTEPKFKGKADDPRFIIENCIKAHIKYSEGFGGNKKTDALRYYESKRPLHFAISLSGEPTLYPKLPELIKELRKRKITSFLVTNGTNPEMLKKLLKMQPTQLYITLPAPDEETYEKACNPLIKNGWEKINESLSLLKKFRRSTIRLTLVKGINMIEPEKYAELIKKYRPMFVECKAYMFVGYSQQRLEIKNMPLHDEIKDFAKKVARHSGYKIIDEKKNSRVVLLMKKDFKERKLKF; from the coding sequence ATGCTGTCAAAAGAGAAAATAAAGGATCTTGAAAAGCAGGGCTACAGATTAATAGGTAATCATTCTGCAATAAAAGTATGCGAATGGGCTAAACAGGCGATTGTCTGCGAGGATGTCTGCTATAAAAATACATTTTATGGTATAAAGTCCTGGAGATGCGTTCAGATGACTCCTGCCCTGACAATGTGCAATCACCGCTGCCAATGGTGCTGGAGGGATATAGGATTTACAGAGCCGAAGTTTAAAGGTAAGGCAGATGATCCCAGGTTCATAATTGAAAACTGCATTAAAGCGCATATAAAATATTCAGAAGGCTTTGGCGGGAACAAGAAAACAGATGCTTTAAGGTATTACGAATCAAAAAGGCCATTGCATTTTGCAATATCGCTTAGCGGAGAGCCGACTTTGTATCCTAAACTGCCTGAATTGATAAAAGAGCTTAGGAAAAGAAAGATTACAAGCTTTCTGGTAACAAACGGGACAAATCCTGAAATGCTTAAAAAATTGTTAAAAATGCAGCCAACTCAGCTTTACATAACATTGCCTGCTCCTGATGAGGAAACTTATGAGAAGGCATGTAATCCATTAATAAAAAACGGCTGGGAAAAGATTAATGAATCGCTGTCTTTATTGAAAAAATTCAGAAGATCAACAATAAGGCTGACATTGGTTAAAGGAATTAATATGATTGAGCCTGAAAAATATGCTGAATTAATAAAAAAATACAGGCCAATGTTTGTTGAGTGCAAGGCGTATATGTTTGTCGGCTATTCGCAGCAGAGATTGGAGATCAAGAATATGCCTTTGCATGATGAGATAAAGGATTTCGCCAAGAAGGTTGCAAGGCATTCAGGCTATAAGATAATTGATGAGAAAAAGAACAGCAGGGTTGTTTTGCTGATGAAAAAGGATTTCAAGGAAAGAAAATTAAAGTTTTGA
- a CDS encoding cation:proton antiporter, with amino-acid sequence MDIVTFYLTSIGVLLFIGLLFSLLSQKIKVANIIFLIFVGILFNHISYDGKPLIQFPPVFLTAMAIFTLIMIIFDSSSNFKFRDIDKFSLNAFKLVGVFLMLNLVFLTVASVIIGDVGNIFVGLIFATLMTATAPDAIMVFFENSKNKIVKLMEIESIVNTPLTVLFPFILLDLMNNVKSFNITYFIDQITPFLQQFITGIGTGVIVALILFKAMKKGYSEKLSPLALIVAALLAYALAENLKGNGVLAVTTLGLIFGNVYIKEKATLREFSGILSNALEVLVFILIGFIVDVPLTKEFFIKSISIFVIYLLVRFFAVQICLKQYGLREKIFMTLVSPKGIAVAAIIFAFATFQGFERMLDFTLAIMVYTLLVSTIVVRFSDYFLHEKIQPVKNES; translated from the coding sequence ATGGATATAGTCACGTTCTATCTTACATCAATAGGCGTTCTTCTCTTCATAGGCCTGTTGTTTTCCTTGCTTTCACAAAAGATCAAAGTGGCAAATATAATCTTTCTCATCTTTGTGGGCATTCTGTTTAATCATATATCTTATGATGGGAAGCCGCTGATACAGTTTCCGCCTGTCTTTCTTACAGCAATGGCAATCTTTACTTTAATCATGATAATCTTTGATTCAAGCTCTAATTTCAAGTTCCGCGACATAGACAAATTCTCATTAAATGCCTTCAAATTAGTGGGCGTCTTCTTAATGCTGAATCTTGTCTTTTTGACAGTAGCATCTGTTATAATAGGTGATGTTGGAAACATATTTGTCGGGCTTATATTTGCAACATTGATGACTGCAACAGCTCCAGACGCCATCATGGTATTTTTTGAAAATTCAAAAAACAAAATAGTGAAGCTGATGGAAATAGAATCCATAGTCAATACGCCATTGACAGTGCTGTTCCCGTTCATACTTCTTGATTTGATGAACAATGTAAAAAGCTTCAACATAACTTACTTTATTGATCAAATAACCCCTTTCCTGCAGCAATTCATCACAGGCATTGGTACAGGGGTTATCGTTGCCTTGATACTTTTCAAAGCGATGAAAAAAGGATATTCTGAAAAGCTAAGCCCTCTTGCATTGATAGTTGCAGCCCTCCTTGCATATGCACTGGCTGAAAATCTCAAGGGAAACGGCGTTTTAGCTGTTACAACACTCGGGCTCATCTTCGGCAATGTTTACATAAAAGAAAAAGCAACATTAAGGGAGTTTTCAGGCATACTGTCCAATGCATTGGAGGTGCTGGTGTTTATTCTGATCGGGTTTATTGTAGATGTTCCTTTAACAAAAGAATTTTTTATAAAATCAATAAGCATATTTGTGATTTACCTGCTTGTCAGGTTCTTTGCAGTCCAAATATGCCTCAAACAGTATGGATTAAGAGAGAAAATATTCATGACACTTGTTTCTCCTAAAGGAATAGCAGTTGCAGCGATCATATTTGCATTTGCAACATTCCAGGGATTTGAAAGAATGCTTGATTTTACCCTGGCAATAATGGTTTACACGCTTCTTGTGTCCACAATAGTTGTCAGGTTCTCTGATTATTTCTTACATGAAAAAATCCAGCCAGTTAAAAATGAAAGTTAA
- a CDS encoding TIM barrel protein has protein sequence MKVKLGPGGTAGLGSIEGIKYAKDHGLTALEVEFTYGVSMTNETAKQTGALANQLNIDLSVHAPYYINLVSEEKKKIEASKKRILDSCERAHFLNAKYVVFHAAFYGKHSKEETFALVKKEIEEMQKTIRQNKWNVALAPELTGKHSAFGDPDELIKLSKETGCAFCIDFSHWKARNNGDPKYDELFKKLKGIKHIHSHFSGIDYTPKGERKHKLTEEKDIKELITYIKKYNVDITIINESPDPFGDSIKTKRILEKI, from the coding sequence ATGAAAGTTAAACTCGGCCCCGGCGGAACAGCAGGATTAGGCAGTATTGAAGGGATAAAGTATGCAAAAGATCATGGCCTGACAGCATTAGAAGTTGAATTCACATACGGCGTCAGCATGACAAATGAGACTGCAAAGCAGACTGGCGCATTAGCAAATCAATTAAACATTGACCTAAGCGTCCATGCCCCTTATTACATTAATCTTGTTTCTGAAGAAAAAAAGAAAATTGAAGCCTCAAAGAAAAGAATATTGGATAGCTGCGAGCGAGCTCATTTTCTCAATGCAAAATACGTTGTTTTTCATGCAGCATTTTATGGAAAGCATTCAAAAGAAGAAACTTTTGCTTTAGTAAAGAAAGAAATTGAAGAAATGCAGAAAACAATAAGGCAGAATAAATGGAATGTTGCTCTGGCTCCTGAATTGACAGGCAAGCACTCTGCATTTGGCGATCCGGATGAATTAATAAAGCTGTCAAAAGAAACAGGCTGCGCATTCTGCATTGACTTTTCGCATTGGAAGGCAAGAAACAACGGAGATCCAAAATACGATGAGTTATTCAAAAAATTAAAAGGCATTAAGCACATTCATTCACATTTCTCAGGCATTGATTACACACCAAAAGGAGAAAGGAAACATAAACTAACAGAAGAAAAGGACATAAAGGAGCTTATAACTTACATCAAGAAATACAATGTAGATATAACTATAATAAATGAAAGCCCGGATCCTTTTGGAGATTCTATTAAGACGAAAAGGATTTTGGAAAAAATTTAG
- a CDS encoding prephenate dehydratase domain-containing protein, translating into MKIATLGPKGTYTEKAAEKYDRNAEIIPYNSITQVFRSINEMRENVGIAPTFNKIGGPVNETLDCLWQYNSKMHLRNTDNVRITDTIVLDIVHCIGTIHNASKIEKIISCDQALRQCSRYLDKHYPGAEREEASSTAQAAELIAMKKMRYAAAIGSEAALKEYGLEIIDRDVVKKNKTVFAVISKICKTEPTGNDITCLALHPENDEPEFLNGIKRILHGGNIKTTIYPRADGMWGVILYMDIEGHESDCHVAGAIDLIKHYLKKKPGELRILGSYKKPIIEENGGGKNG; encoded by the coding sequence ATGAAAATCGCAACGCTGGGGCCGAAAGGCACCTATACTGAAAAGGCAGCAGAAAAATATGATCGGAATGCTGAAATTATTCCGTATAACTCAATAACACAGGTATTCAGGTCAATAAATGAAATGAGGGAAAATGTCGGAATTGCGCCAACATTCAATAAGATTGGGGGGCCTGTTAATGAAACATTAGATTGCCTGTGGCAATACAACAGCAAAATGCATTTGAGAAACACAGATAATGTGAGAATTACAGATACAATTGTATTAGACATAGTGCATTGCATCGGGACAATACATAATGCATCAAAAATTGAGAAGATAATATCCTGCGACCAAGCGCTGAGGCAATGCTCCCGCTACCTTGATAAGCATTATCCTGGTGCTGAAAGAGAAGAGGCATCAAGCACTGCGCAGGCAGCTGAATTAATTGCGATGAAAAAAATGCGCTATGCGGCGGCAATTGGCTCTGAAGCTGCTTTGAAGGAATATGGCCTTGAAATTATTGACAGAGACGTGGTTAAGAAAAATAAAACAGTATTCGCAGTGATCTCAAAAATTTGCAAAACAGAGCCAACAGGCAACGACATAACATGCCTCGCACTACATCCTGAAAATGACGAGCCGGAATTTCTGAATGGAATAAAAAGGATTTTGCACGGCGGCAATATAAAGACTACAATATACCCCAGGGCCGATGGCATGTGGGGCGTGATACTTTACATGGACATTGAGGGCCATGAAAGTGACTGCCATGTTGCAGGCGCAATAGATTTGATCAAACATTACCTTAAGAAAAAACCCGGAGAATTAAGAATATTGGGCAGCTATAAAAAACCAATAATTGAAGAAAATGGTGGAGGTAAAAATGGATAA
- a CDS encoding tyrosine-type recombinase/integrase encodes MDIPELIRKIGLRRGLSIRTINTYRQCVKLFFRQCSKDPKEVKKSDIEGYLDRLIEKGKAGNTVNVYLNALKFFYNEILHKRLLLNMRFSKTPKEMPVVLTKEETKRLIEAIENPKHRLMVKLLYSAGLRVSELVNLKPEHFEFSKNYGWVRRGKGNKDRLFIVAEKLKEELMSHITNECPCQHSWLFEGKNGHITITTLQKIIKTAAKKARIEKNVHPHTLRHSFATHLIENGYDVASVQSLLGHGSAATTMVYVHMASPRMINVTSPIEGLWASGMQ; translated from the coding sequence ATGGACATTCCCGAATTGATACGGAAGATCGGCCTGAGAAGAGGCCTTAGCATAAGGACAATAAATACATACAGGCAGTGCGTAAAGCTCTTTTTCAGGCAGTGCAGTAAAGATCCTAAAGAAGTTAAAAAATCAGACATAGAAGGCTATCTCGACAGGCTGATAGAGAAAGGCAAAGCAGGCAACACAGTAAATGTTTATCTTAATGCCTTGAAATTCTTTTATAACGAAATTCTGCACAAGCGGCTTTTGTTAAATATGCGGTTTTCAAAAACCCCAAAAGAAATGCCTGTTGTGCTTACGAAAGAAGAGACAAAAAGATTGATCGAAGCAATAGAAAATCCAAAGCACAGGCTTATGGTAAAGCTGCTGTATTCTGCAGGCTTAAGGGTGAGTGAGCTTGTTAATCTGAAGCCCGAGCATTTTGAATTCTCAAAAAATTACGGTTGGGTGAGACGAGGCAAAGGCAACAAAGACAGGTTGTTTATAGTGGCAGAAAAACTCAAGGAAGAATTAATGAGCCACATAACAAACGAATGCCCTTGCCAGCATTCGTGGCTTTTTGAGGGTAAAAATGGCCATATAACCATAACAACGCTTCAGAAAATAATAAAGACTGCAGCAAAAAAAGCCAGAATTGAAAAGAATGTCCATCCACATACATTGAGGCACAGCTTTGCAACGCATCTGATTGAAAACGGATATGATGTCGCTTCTGTCCAGTCCTTGCTGGGCCATGGAAGCGCAGCTACAACAATGGTCTACGTGCATATGGCTTCTCCGAGAATGATCAATGTAACAAGCCCGATAGAAGGATTATGGGCATCTGGGATGCAATAA
- a CDS encoding nucleotide-binding protein gives MKAIILDTNFLTIPAEFKVDIFSEIDRICNFNYSLFVLDKSVEELKKMIETQKGKEKAKARLALQLIENKEISIIKTNSGKTVDDLLVDLSEDRNNIIATQDRELRKQLKGKTTIFLRNKKYLEMSTG, from the coding sequence ATGAAGGCCATAATCCTTGACACAAACTTTCTGACCATTCCGGCAGAGTTCAAAGTAGACATTTTCTCAGAGATAGACAGAATATGCAATTTCAATTATTCGCTTTTTGTTTTGGATAAATCAGTTGAAGAGCTAAAAAAGATGATTGAAACCCAAAAAGGAAAAGAAAAGGCAAAAGCCAGGCTGGCGCTTCAGTTGATCGAAAACAAGGAAATAAGCATAATAAAGACAAACTCAGGCAAGACAGTTGACGATCTCCTTGTTGATCTGTCAGAAGACAGGAACAATATCATCGCAACCCAGGACAGGGAGCTGAGAAAGCAGCTGAAGGGAAAAACCACCATATTTTTGAGAAATAAGAAATATCTTGAAATGTCAACAGGCTAA
- a CDS encoding NUDIX hydrolase produces the protein MDNMPKIGVGVIVIKDNKVLLGRRKNAHGQGSWCFPGGHLEFNEQIEDCARREVQEETGINIKNIRIGTVTDDIFKKEGKHYVTVFVVSEYAFGEVRIMEPENLEKWGWFEWGKLPQPLFMPIQNLLKQNFDPFKQ, from the coding sequence ATGGATAATATGCCCAAAATAGGGGTCGGAGTTATTGTAATCAAGGATAACAAGGTTCTTTTAGGCAGAAGAAAAAATGCCCATGGCCAGGGCTCATGGTGTTTTCCCGGAGGGCATCTGGAGTTTAACGAACAAATAGAAGACTGCGCCAGGCGGGAAGTTCAGGAGGAAACAGGCATTAATATCAAAAACATAAGAATCGGAACAGTTACCGATGACATTTTTAAAAAAGAGGGAAAGCACTATGTTACAGTATTTGTAGTTTCTGAATATGCTTTTGGCGAAGTCAGGATTATGGAGCCTGAAAACCTTGAAAAATGGGGATGGTTTGAATGGGGCAAGCTGCCTCAGCCGCTTTTCATGCCAATACAGAACCTGCTGAAGCAGAACTTTGATCCGTTTAAGCAATGA
- a CDS encoding DNA-directed RNA polymerase: MFYKLELADHIRVPPDLFGLPLKEAITKRVKKKYEGFIDKDLGVIIDVFDIGDVKEGTIIPGDGAAYYETSFSLIAFKPELQEVVLGKIKDVADFGAFITIGPIEGMIHVSQTMDDFVSFSKDKVLQGKDSKRTLKVGDNCRARIIAVSFKDVTNPKIGLTMRQPGLGKIEWLAEELKKAPAEEPEKEKKPAEKKKAK, encoded by the coding sequence ATGTTTTACAAACTAGAGCTAGCAGACCATATAAGAGTTCCGCCTGACTTATTTGGATTGCCGCTGAAGGAAGCAATCACAAAGAGAGTGAAGAAGAAGTACGAGGGCTTTATAGACAAAGATCTGGGTGTTATAATAGATGTCTTCGACATAGGCGACGTAAAGGAAGGCACAATCATCCCAGGCGATGGCGCTGCTTATTATGAAACATCATTCAGCCTTATAGCATTCAAGCCCGAGCTGCAGGAAGTTGTTCTGGGCAAAATAAAGGATGTAGCGGATTTCGGCGCTTTCATAACCATCGGCCCGATAGAGGGCATGATTCACGTTTCACAGACAATGGACGATTTCGTAAGCTTCAGCAAGGACAAAGTCCTGCAGGGCAAGGATTCAAAAAGAACATTGAAAGTAGGCGATAACTGCAGGGCAAGGATAATAGCAGTTTCATTTAAGGATGTTACAAACCCTAAAATCGGGCTTACCATGAGGCAGCCTGGATTGGGAAAAATTGAATGGCTGGCAGAAGAATTGAAAAAAGCTCCGGCAGAAGAGCCAGAAAAAGAGAAAAAACCAGCAGAAAAGAAGAAGGCAAAATGA
- the spt4 gene encoding transcription elongation factor subunit Spt4, giving the protein MKKKACRQCKIFVEDSTCPICKGSQFSNTWQGRIYILDPKKSSIAKKIGLEAKGEYAIKLR; this is encoded by the coding sequence ATGAAAAAAAAAGCATGCAGGCAATGCAAGATATTTGTTGAAGACAGCACTTGCCCAATATGCAAGGGCAGCCAGTTTTCAAATACATGGCAGGGCAGGATCTACATTCTTGACCCAAAAAAATCATCAATAGCAAAGAAAATCGGCCTTGAAGCAAAAGGCGAATACGCAATCAAGTTAAGGTGA
- a CDS encoding nucleotidyl transferase AbiEii/AbiGii toxin family protein codes for MLELREKEILRMLEKLKGLNFVLIGGYAINTYAQPRFSVDCDLVVLNKEDAGKIKKVLEQEGYKEKEINPDITYSGDFLCLAKNIEAYAIPFDVMIGNVMIGNVIDRDTKLKFPAEWIFNNSKIRVLVGKANPVKIELRIADPEILVIMKLAASRKSDLRDIFMLLERDINMGFILSELKKYRLQNKLAEFKEYAISKEFRDSLQGVFGKVDDKTFKKIVEKIRNL; via the coding sequence ATGCTGGAGCTAAGAGAAAAAGAAATATTAAGGATGTTAGAAAAATTAAAGGGCCTTAATTTCGTGCTTATAGGCGGTTATGCCATAAATACCTACGCGCAGCCAAGATTTTCAGTTGATTGTGATTTGGTTGTTTTGAATAAAGAAGATGCTGGAAAAATAAAGAAAGTATTGGAGCAAGAAGGCTATAAAGAGAAAGAGATTAACCCTGATATTACTTATAGCGGAGATTTTTTATGCCTTGCAAAGAACATAGAAGCTTACGCCATACCATTTGATGTAATGATTGGAAATGTAATGATTGGAAATGTAATCGATAGAGATACCAAACTTAAATTCCCGGCAGAATGGATTTTTAATAATTCAAAAATAAGAGTATTAGTTGGAAAAGCAAATCCTGTAAAGATTGAGCTAAGGATTGCTGATCCTGAAATTTTAGTCATAATGAAATTGGCTGCAAGCAGAAAATCAGATTTGAGGGACATTTTTATGCTCTTGGAAAGAGACATTAATATGGGGTTTATTTTATCTGAACTTAAAAAATATAGATTGCAAAACAAATTAGCTGAATTTAAAGAATATGCAATCAGTAAAGAGTTTAGAGACAGCCTTCAAGGAGTTTTTGGAAAGGTTGATGACAAAACATTTAAAAAAATAGTTGAGAAAATAAGAAACTTGTAA